From one Populus alba chromosome 17, ASM523922v2, whole genome shotgun sequence genomic stretch:
- the LOC118036140 gene encoding KH domain-containing protein HEN4 isoform X3, whose amino-acid sequence MATASFSPFLSAPAKRPINSNTIMPDPNPNYPNGSSANKRSKPQPSASAAPLPVPSGHVSFRLLCHASRIGGVIGKAGNIIKGLQQQTGAKVRIEDAPPDSPDRVITVIGQITQSAVVFSGIDSAVEVSKGQEALVRVFERILEVAAESDSVAGGVVSCRMLAEVSSVGAVIGKGGKVVEKIRKDCGCRIKVLVDKLPDCAASNEEMIEIEGDVSAVKKGLVAVSRCLQDCQPVDKTRVTNSKPAEAVSRVSLSDVRVEIHPRHSAVLPTVAHNSLVLPTKPQHSLGLPTIPKSSINYASRVHPLSLESDRVVTPDTNIPQQQVVFRILCTTDRIGGVIGKGGNIVRALQNETGAAISVGPTVSECDERLITVTASENPESRYSAAQKTIVLVFSRAVESGIEKGLDPGSSRGSPVTARLVVSPSQVGCLLGKGGTIISEMRKATSTSIRIIAGDQRNPKCVPETDHVVEISGDFVNVKDAIYHVTGRLRDNLFSSMLSTPGARIDSSVLAESSPYVKLMDPVRDSSWEPMRDILREPVRDPLRDAFRDSLRETVRDPLREPVRDPFREPVRDLFREPVRDLFREPVRDPLREPARDSAPYIRQPTAGNSHNLSHQTVITQNMDHLGLSHSLDRPPSPRLWASQTIPRVNPRGISDVSRRLPSLKAGLELGSGGKSAFVTNTTVEIVVPENAFGSVYGENGSNLARLRQKTFKNLTQMLGIEHRNDPDEHFVMLMARSI is encoded by the exons ATGGCCACAGCTAGTTTTAGTCCTTTTCTCTCTGCTCCTGCAAAACGCCCCATAAATTCTAATACCATCATGCCCGACCCCAACCCGAATTACCCTAACGGATCCTCTGCCAACAAACGCTCAAAACCCCAGCCTTCTGCTTCAGCTGCTCCGTTACCCGTCCCTTCGGGACATGTATCCTTCCGTCTTCTCTGCCACGCTTCGAGAATCGGCGGCGTAATAGGAAAGGCCGGAAACATAATAAAAGGCTTACAACAGCAAACCGGAGCCAAGGTTCGGATAGAAGATGCTCCGCCCGATTCACCGGATCGGGTCATAACGGTGATCGGTCAGATTACACAATCGGCGGTAGTATTTAGTGGAATTGATAGTGCAGTTGAGGTTTCAAAGGGGCAAGAGGCTTTGGTTAGGGTTTTTGAGAGGATTTTAGAGGTGGCGGCGGAGAGTGATTCGGTGGCGGGTGGGGTTGTTTCTTGTAGGATGTTAGCGGAGGTGAGTTCGGTTGGGGCAGTTATTGGGAAAGGAGGGAAAGTAGTGGAGAAGATTAGGAAAGATTGTGGGTGTAGAATTAAAGTTTTGGTTGATAAATTGCCTGATTGTGCTGCTTCGAATGAAGAGATGATTGAG ATTGAAGGGGATGTTTCAGCAGTAAAGAAAGGACTTGTTGCGGTTTCTCGCTGCCTTCAAGATTGCCAACCGGTTGACAAGACAAGGGTGACCAACAGCAAACCTGCTGAGGCAGTTTCCAGAGTCTCTTTGTCTGATGTGCGTGTAGAAATCCATCCACGGCATTCTGCAGTGCTTCCCACCGTAGCACACAATTCATTAGTGCTACCCACTAAACCACAACATTCTTTAGGGCTCCCCACCATACCGAAGAGCTCCATTAATTATGCTTCCAGAGTTCATCCTTTGTCATTGGAGTCTGACAGGGTTGTCACACCAGATACGAACATACCACAACAGCAAGTGGTTTTTAGAATTCTGTGTACTACCGATAGGATTGGGGGTGTTATTGGAAAAGGTGGCAACATTGTCAGGGCTCTTCAGAATGAGACAGGTGCTGCTATAAGCGTTGGACCAACGGTGTCTGAGTGTGATGAGCGACTAATCACTGTTACTGCATCTGAG AACCCAGAGTCTCGGTACTCAGCTGCACAAAAGACTATTGTACTTGTTTTCTCGAGGGCTGTGGAGTCTGGCATTGAAAAGGGTCTGGATCCAGGCTCAAGCAGGGGGTCACCTGTTACTGCAAGGCTTGTAGTTTCACCAAGCCAAGTAGGCTGTTTGTTGGGAAAAGGAGGCACTATAATTTCAGAAATGCGTAAGGCAACCAGTACCAGCATAAGAATAATAGCGGGTGACCAGCGTAACCCAAAGTGTGTGCCAGAGACTGATCATGTGGTAGAG ATTTCTGGAGACTTTGTGAATGTGAAAGATGCGATATACCATGTTACTGGAAGACTCCGAGATAATCTTTTCTCCAGCATGCTGAGCACTCCTGGAGCAAGGATCGATTCTTCTGTATTAGCTGAAAGCAGTCCCTATGTGAAATTGATGGATCCAGTGAGGGATTCATCGTGGGAGCcaatgagagatattttgagGGAGCCAGTGAGAGACCCACTGAGGGATGCATTTAGGGATTCATTGAGGGAAACTGTGAGGGATCCTTTGAGGGAGCCAGTGAGGGATCCATTTAGGGAGCCAGTGAGGGATCTGTTTAGGGAGCCTGTGAGGGATCTGTTTAGGGAGCCAGTGAGGGATCCACTGCGGGAGCCAGCAAGAGATTCTGCCCCTTATATTAGGCAGCCAACAGCTGGAAATTCTCATAATCTAAGTCATCAAACTGTTATAACACAGAATATGGACCATCTTGGACTTTCACATAGTTTAGATCGCCCTCCTTCACCAAGGTTGTGGGCATCACAG ACAATACCTAGAGTAAATCCACGGGGCATATCAGATGTCAGCAGAAGATTGCCTTCTCTTAAAGCTGGCTTAGAGCTTGGCAG TGGAGGCAAGTCTGCTTTTGTTACAAACACAACTGTAGAGATTGTAGTTCCCGAGAATGCCTTTGGCTCTGTATATGGGGAGAATGGTAGCAATCTAGCTCGTTTGAGACAG
- the LOC118036140 gene encoding KH domain-containing protein HEN4 isoform X4, translating into MATASFSPFLSAPAKRPINSNTIMPDPNPNYPNGSSANKRSKPQPSASAAPLPVPSGHVSFRLLCHASRIGGVIGKAGNIIKGLQQQTGAKVRIEDAPPDSPDRVITVIGQITQSAVVFSGIDSAVEVSKGQEALVRVFERILEVAAESDSVAGGVVSCRMLAEVSSVGAVIGKGGKVVEKIRKDCGCRIKVLVDKLPDCAASNEEMIEIEGDVSAVKKGLVAVSRCLQDCQPVDKTRVTNSKPAEAVSRVSLSDVRVEIHPRHSAVLPTVAHNSLVLPTKPQHSLGLPTIPKSSINYASRVHPLSLESDRVVTPDTNIPQQQVVFRILCTTDRIGGVIGKGGNIVRALQNETGAAISVGPTVSECDERLITVTASENPESRYSAAQKTIVLVFSRAVESGIEKGLDPGSSRGSPVTARLVVSPSQVGCLLGKGGTIISEMRKATSTSIRIIAGDQRNPKCVPETDHVVEISGDFVNVKDAIYHVTGRLRDNLFSSMLSTPGARIDSSVLAESSPYVKLMDPVRDSSWEPMRDILREPVRDPLRDAFRDSLRETVRDPLREPVRDPFREPVRDLFREPVRDLFREPVRDPLREPARDSAPYIRQPTAGNSHNLSHQTVITQNMDHLGLSHSLDRPPSPRLWASQTIPRVNPRGISDVSRRLPSLKAGLELGSGGKSAFVTNTTVEIVVPENAFGSVYGENGSNLARLRQLILWCSLIRSQVPR; encoded by the exons ATGGCCACAGCTAGTTTTAGTCCTTTTCTCTCTGCTCCTGCAAAACGCCCCATAAATTCTAATACCATCATGCCCGACCCCAACCCGAATTACCCTAACGGATCCTCTGCCAACAAACGCTCAAAACCCCAGCCTTCTGCTTCAGCTGCTCCGTTACCCGTCCCTTCGGGACATGTATCCTTCCGTCTTCTCTGCCACGCTTCGAGAATCGGCGGCGTAATAGGAAAGGCCGGAAACATAATAAAAGGCTTACAACAGCAAACCGGAGCCAAGGTTCGGATAGAAGATGCTCCGCCCGATTCACCGGATCGGGTCATAACGGTGATCGGTCAGATTACACAATCGGCGGTAGTATTTAGTGGAATTGATAGTGCAGTTGAGGTTTCAAAGGGGCAAGAGGCTTTGGTTAGGGTTTTTGAGAGGATTTTAGAGGTGGCGGCGGAGAGTGATTCGGTGGCGGGTGGGGTTGTTTCTTGTAGGATGTTAGCGGAGGTGAGTTCGGTTGGGGCAGTTATTGGGAAAGGAGGGAAAGTAGTGGAGAAGATTAGGAAAGATTGTGGGTGTAGAATTAAAGTTTTGGTTGATAAATTGCCTGATTGTGCTGCTTCGAATGAAGAGATGATTGAG ATTGAAGGGGATGTTTCAGCAGTAAAGAAAGGACTTGTTGCGGTTTCTCGCTGCCTTCAAGATTGCCAACCGGTTGACAAGACAAGGGTGACCAACAGCAAACCTGCTGAGGCAGTTTCCAGAGTCTCTTTGTCTGATGTGCGTGTAGAAATCCATCCACGGCATTCTGCAGTGCTTCCCACCGTAGCACACAATTCATTAGTGCTACCCACTAAACCACAACATTCTTTAGGGCTCCCCACCATACCGAAGAGCTCCATTAATTATGCTTCCAGAGTTCATCCTTTGTCATTGGAGTCTGACAGGGTTGTCACACCAGATACGAACATACCACAACAGCAAGTGGTTTTTAGAATTCTGTGTACTACCGATAGGATTGGGGGTGTTATTGGAAAAGGTGGCAACATTGTCAGGGCTCTTCAGAATGAGACAGGTGCTGCTATAAGCGTTGGACCAACGGTGTCTGAGTGTGATGAGCGACTAATCACTGTTACTGCATCTGAG AACCCAGAGTCTCGGTACTCAGCTGCACAAAAGACTATTGTACTTGTTTTCTCGAGGGCTGTGGAGTCTGGCATTGAAAAGGGTCTGGATCCAGGCTCAAGCAGGGGGTCACCTGTTACTGCAAGGCTTGTAGTTTCACCAAGCCAAGTAGGCTGTTTGTTGGGAAAAGGAGGCACTATAATTTCAGAAATGCGTAAGGCAACCAGTACCAGCATAAGAATAATAGCGGGTGACCAGCGTAACCCAAAGTGTGTGCCAGAGACTGATCATGTGGTAGAG ATTTCTGGAGACTTTGTGAATGTGAAAGATGCGATATACCATGTTACTGGAAGACTCCGAGATAATCTTTTCTCCAGCATGCTGAGCACTCCTGGAGCAAGGATCGATTCTTCTGTATTAGCTGAAAGCAGTCCCTATGTGAAATTGATGGATCCAGTGAGGGATTCATCGTGGGAGCcaatgagagatattttgagGGAGCCAGTGAGAGACCCACTGAGGGATGCATTTAGGGATTCATTGAGGGAAACTGTGAGGGATCCTTTGAGGGAGCCAGTGAGGGATCCATTTAGGGAGCCAGTGAGGGATCTGTTTAGGGAGCCTGTGAGGGATCTGTTTAGGGAGCCAGTGAGGGATCCACTGCGGGAGCCAGCAAGAGATTCTGCCCCTTATATTAGGCAGCCAACAGCTGGAAATTCTCATAATCTAAGTCATCAAACTGTTATAACACAGAATATGGACCATCTTGGACTTTCACATAGTTTAGATCGCCCTCCTTCACCAAGGTTGTGGGCATCACAG ACAATACCTAGAGTAAATCCACGGGGCATATCAGATGTCAGCAGAAGATTGCCTTCTCTTAAAGCTGGCTTAGAGCTTGGCAG TGGAGGCAAGTCTGCTTTTGTTACAAACACAACTGTAGAGATTGTAGTTCCCGAGAATGCCTTTGGCTCTGTATATGGGGAGAATGGTAGCAATCTAGCTCGTTTGAGACAG
- the LOC118036140 gene encoding KH domain-containing protein HEN4 isoform X1 — MATASFSPFLSAPAKRPINSNTIMPDPNPNYPNGSSANKRSKPQPSASAAPLPVPSGHVSFRLLCHASRIGGVIGKAGNIIKGLQQQTGAKVRIEDAPPDSPDRVITVIGQITQSAVVFSGIDSAVEVSKGQEALVRVFERILEVAAESDSVAGGVVSCRMLAEVSSVGAVIGKGGKVVEKIRKDCGCRIKVLVDKLPDCAASNEEMIEIEGDVSAVKKGLVAVSRCLQDCQPVDKTRVTNSKPAEAVSRVSLSDVRVEIHPRHSAVLPTVAHNSLVLPTKPQHSLGLPTIPKSSINYASRVHPLSLESDRVVTPDTNIPQQQVVFRILCTTDRIGGVIGKGGNIVRALQNETGAAISVGPTVSECDERLITVTASENPESRYSAAQKTIVLVFSRAVESGIEKGLDPGSSRGSPVTARLVVSPSQVGCLLGKGGTIISEMRKATSTSIRIIAGDQRNPKCVPETDHVVEISGDFVNVKDAIYHVTGRLRDNLFSSMLSTPGARIDSSVLAESSPYVKLMDPVRDSSWEPMRDILREPVRDPLRDAFRDSLRETVRDPLREPVRDPFREPVRDLFREPVRDLFREPVRDPLREPARDSAPYIRQPTAGNSHNLSHQTVITQNMDHLGLSHSLDRPPSPRLWASQTIPRVNPRGISDVSRRLPSLKAGLELGSGGKSAFVTNTTVEIVVPENAFGSVYGENGSNLARLRQISGAKVIVHEPRLGTSDRIVVISGTPDETQAAQSLLQAFILTGQS, encoded by the exons ATGGCCACAGCTAGTTTTAGTCCTTTTCTCTCTGCTCCTGCAAAACGCCCCATAAATTCTAATACCATCATGCCCGACCCCAACCCGAATTACCCTAACGGATCCTCTGCCAACAAACGCTCAAAACCCCAGCCTTCTGCTTCAGCTGCTCCGTTACCCGTCCCTTCGGGACATGTATCCTTCCGTCTTCTCTGCCACGCTTCGAGAATCGGCGGCGTAATAGGAAAGGCCGGAAACATAATAAAAGGCTTACAACAGCAAACCGGAGCCAAGGTTCGGATAGAAGATGCTCCGCCCGATTCACCGGATCGGGTCATAACGGTGATCGGTCAGATTACACAATCGGCGGTAGTATTTAGTGGAATTGATAGTGCAGTTGAGGTTTCAAAGGGGCAAGAGGCTTTGGTTAGGGTTTTTGAGAGGATTTTAGAGGTGGCGGCGGAGAGTGATTCGGTGGCGGGTGGGGTTGTTTCTTGTAGGATGTTAGCGGAGGTGAGTTCGGTTGGGGCAGTTATTGGGAAAGGAGGGAAAGTAGTGGAGAAGATTAGGAAAGATTGTGGGTGTAGAATTAAAGTTTTGGTTGATAAATTGCCTGATTGTGCTGCTTCGAATGAAGAGATGATTGAG ATTGAAGGGGATGTTTCAGCAGTAAAGAAAGGACTTGTTGCGGTTTCTCGCTGCCTTCAAGATTGCCAACCGGTTGACAAGACAAGGGTGACCAACAGCAAACCTGCTGAGGCAGTTTCCAGAGTCTCTTTGTCTGATGTGCGTGTAGAAATCCATCCACGGCATTCTGCAGTGCTTCCCACCGTAGCACACAATTCATTAGTGCTACCCACTAAACCACAACATTCTTTAGGGCTCCCCACCATACCGAAGAGCTCCATTAATTATGCTTCCAGAGTTCATCCTTTGTCATTGGAGTCTGACAGGGTTGTCACACCAGATACGAACATACCACAACAGCAAGTGGTTTTTAGAATTCTGTGTACTACCGATAGGATTGGGGGTGTTATTGGAAAAGGTGGCAACATTGTCAGGGCTCTTCAGAATGAGACAGGTGCTGCTATAAGCGTTGGACCAACGGTGTCTGAGTGTGATGAGCGACTAATCACTGTTACTGCATCTGAG AACCCAGAGTCTCGGTACTCAGCTGCACAAAAGACTATTGTACTTGTTTTCTCGAGGGCTGTGGAGTCTGGCATTGAAAAGGGTCTGGATCCAGGCTCAAGCAGGGGGTCACCTGTTACTGCAAGGCTTGTAGTTTCACCAAGCCAAGTAGGCTGTTTGTTGGGAAAAGGAGGCACTATAATTTCAGAAATGCGTAAGGCAACCAGTACCAGCATAAGAATAATAGCGGGTGACCAGCGTAACCCAAAGTGTGTGCCAGAGACTGATCATGTGGTAGAG ATTTCTGGAGACTTTGTGAATGTGAAAGATGCGATATACCATGTTACTGGAAGACTCCGAGATAATCTTTTCTCCAGCATGCTGAGCACTCCTGGAGCAAGGATCGATTCTTCTGTATTAGCTGAAAGCAGTCCCTATGTGAAATTGATGGATCCAGTGAGGGATTCATCGTGGGAGCcaatgagagatattttgagGGAGCCAGTGAGAGACCCACTGAGGGATGCATTTAGGGATTCATTGAGGGAAACTGTGAGGGATCCTTTGAGGGAGCCAGTGAGGGATCCATTTAGGGAGCCAGTGAGGGATCTGTTTAGGGAGCCTGTGAGGGATCTGTTTAGGGAGCCAGTGAGGGATCCACTGCGGGAGCCAGCAAGAGATTCTGCCCCTTATATTAGGCAGCCAACAGCTGGAAATTCTCATAATCTAAGTCATCAAACTGTTATAACACAGAATATGGACCATCTTGGACTTTCACATAGTTTAGATCGCCCTCCTTCACCAAGGTTGTGGGCATCACAG ACAATACCTAGAGTAAATCCACGGGGCATATCAGATGTCAGCAGAAGATTGCCTTCTCTTAAAGCTGGCTTAGAGCTTGGCAG TGGAGGCAAGTCTGCTTTTGTTACAAACACAACTGTAGAGATTGTAGTTCCCGAGAATGCCTTTGGCTCTGTATATGGGGAGAATGGTAGCAATCTAGCTCGTTTGAGACAG
- the LOC118036140 gene encoding KH domain-containing protein HEN4 isoform X2: MATASFSPFLSAPAKRPINSNTIMPDPNPNYPNGSSANKRSKPQPSASAAPLPVPSGHVSFRLLCHASRIGGVIGKAGNIIKGLQQQTGAKVRIEDAPPDSPDRVITVIGQITQSAVVFSGIDSAVEVSKGQEALVRVFERILEVAAESDSVAGGVVSCRMLAEVSSVGAVIGKGGKVVEKIRKDCGCRIKVLVDKLPDCAASNEEMIEIEGDVSAVKKGLVAVSRCLQDCQPVDKTRVTNSKPAEAVSRVSLSDVRVEIHPRHSAVLPTVAHNSLVLPTKPQHSLGLPTIPKSSINYASRVHPLSLESDRVVTPDTNIPQQQVVFRILCTTDRIGGVIGKGGNIVRALQNETGAAISVGPTVSECDERLITVTASENPESRYSAAQKTIVLVFSRAVESGIEKGLDPGSSRGSPVTARLVVSPSQVGCLLGKGGTIISEMRKATSTSIRIIAGDQRNPKCVPETDHVVEISGDFVNVKDAIYHVTGRLRDNLFSSMLSTPGARIDSSVLAESSPYVKLMDPVRDSSWEPMRDILREPVRDPLRDAFRDSLRETVRDPLREPVRDPFREPVRDLFREPVRDLFREPVRDPLREPARDSAPYIRQPTAGNSHNLSHQTVITQNMDHLGLSHSLDRPPSPRLWASQTIPRVNPRGISDVSRRLPSLKAGLELGSGGKSAFVTNTTVEIVVPENAFGSVYGENGSNLARLRQKTFKNLTQMLGIEHRNDPDEVFCCFFLFFFSLF, encoded by the exons ATGGCCACAGCTAGTTTTAGTCCTTTTCTCTCTGCTCCTGCAAAACGCCCCATAAATTCTAATACCATCATGCCCGACCCCAACCCGAATTACCCTAACGGATCCTCTGCCAACAAACGCTCAAAACCCCAGCCTTCTGCTTCAGCTGCTCCGTTACCCGTCCCTTCGGGACATGTATCCTTCCGTCTTCTCTGCCACGCTTCGAGAATCGGCGGCGTAATAGGAAAGGCCGGAAACATAATAAAAGGCTTACAACAGCAAACCGGAGCCAAGGTTCGGATAGAAGATGCTCCGCCCGATTCACCGGATCGGGTCATAACGGTGATCGGTCAGATTACACAATCGGCGGTAGTATTTAGTGGAATTGATAGTGCAGTTGAGGTTTCAAAGGGGCAAGAGGCTTTGGTTAGGGTTTTTGAGAGGATTTTAGAGGTGGCGGCGGAGAGTGATTCGGTGGCGGGTGGGGTTGTTTCTTGTAGGATGTTAGCGGAGGTGAGTTCGGTTGGGGCAGTTATTGGGAAAGGAGGGAAAGTAGTGGAGAAGATTAGGAAAGATTGTGGGTGTAGAATTAAAGTTTTGGTTGATAAATTGCCTGATTGTGCTGCTTCGAATGAAGAGATGATTGAG ATTGAAGGGGATGTTTCAGCAGTAAAGAAAGGACTTGTTGCGGTTTCTCGCTGCCTTCAAGATTGCCAACCGGTTGACAAGACAAGGGTGACCAACAGCAAACCTGCTGAGGCAGTTTCCAGAGTCTCTTTGTCTGATGTGCGTGTAGAAATCCATCCACGGCATTCTGCAGTGCTTCCCACCGTAGCACACAATTCATTAGTGCTACCCACTAAACCACAACATTCTTTAGGGCTCCCCACCATACCGAAGAGCTCCATTAATTATGCTTCCAGAGTTCATCCTTTGTCATTGGAGTCTGACAGGGTTGTCACACCAGATACGAACATACCACAACAGCAAGTGGTTTTTAGAATTCTGTGTACTACCGATAGGATTGGGGGTGTTATTGGAAAAGGTGGCAACATTGTCAGGGCTCTTCAGAATGAGACAGGTGCTGCTATAAGCGTTGGACCAACGGTGTCTGAGTGTGATGAGCGACTAATCACTGTTACTGCATCTGAG AACCCAGAGTCTCGGTACTCAGCTGCACAAAAGACTATTGTACTTGTTTTCTCGAGGGCTGTGGAGTCTGGCATTGAAAAGGGTCTGGATCCAGGCTCAAGCAGGGGGTCACCTGTTACTGCAAGGCTTGTAGTTTCACCAAGCCAAGTAGGCTGTTTGTTGGGAAAAGGAGGCACTATAATTTCAGAAATGCGTAAGGCAACCAGTACCAGCATAAGAATAATAGCGGGTGACCAGCGTAACCCAAAGTGTGTGCCAGAGACTGATCATGTGGTAGAG ATTTCTGGAGACTTTGTGAATGTGAAAGATGCGATATACCATGTTACTGGAAGACTCCGAGATAATCTTTTCTCCAGCATGCTGAGCACTCCTGGAGCAAGGATCGATTCTTCTGTATTAGCTGAAAGCAGTCCCTATGTGAAATTGATGGATCCAGTGAGGGATTCATCGTGGGAGCcaatgagagatattttgagGGAGCCAGTGAGAGACCCACTGAGGGATGCATTTAGGGATTCATTGAGGGAAACTGTGAGGGATCCTTTGAGGGAGCCAGTGAGGGATCCATTTAGGGAGCCAGTGAGGGATCTGTTTAGGGAGCCTGTGAGGGATCTGTTTAGGGAGCCAGTGAGGGATCCACTGCGGGAGCCAGCAAGAGATTCTGCCCCTTATATTAGGCAGCCAACAGCTGGAAATTCTCATAATCTAAGTCATCAAACTGTTATAACACAGAATATGGACCATCTTGGACTTTCACATAGTTTAGATCGCCCTCCTTCACCAAGGTTGTGGGCATCACAG ACAATACCTAGAGTAAATCCACGGGGCATATCAGATGTCAGCAGAAGATTGCCTTCTCTTAAAGCTGGCTTAGAGCTTGGCAG TGGAGGCAAGTCTGCTTTTGTTACAAACACAACTGTAGAGATTGTAGTTCCCGAGAATGCCTTTGGCTCTGTATATGGGGAGAATGGTAGCAATCTAGCTCGTTTGAGACAG